In Bacteroidota bacterium, the sequence ATTAAGAACTGGTCTTACCTATTGCTTTCTGATGTTTCGCAGGCAGTGATCGGTTTCTTCGTGTTTATGTTTCTTGCCCGCAAACTTAATCCGGAAGGGTATGGAACATTAAATGCTTTATTAGCATTGGCTTCATTGTTTTCCATATTCGCAATGAATGTAAGTGCTAACCTGGTTATCTCAAGAGAAATTACGCTAAGGCCGAAAACAACAGCAGGTATTTTTATGATTACCTTTCCAATTAGGATGGTATCGCTGGTCATTTCAATTTTGGCATTGGTTTTTTATGAAACGTGCCAGGGAGAGAGAAATATAGGGTTAATAAGCAATCTTATTCTTTTCATTGATGGAATTTGGATAATTGAAAATAAAATTACACAATAATTTCTATTTTTGGGAATACACCCCTCCAACTTGCCAGATTTCAGAGGCAGATCACCTCTGCAGCATCAAATAATACATGGTCTAACAAAAACCAAAGTCACATTAATGACTCTATCACCTGACAAAATAGATGCGGGCGATATATGGCTTAAGGAGGATTTAGACTTATCGGGTGATACTATGAATGATGTTTTTGAAAATTTAATCACAAGTTCTACTAAACTTCTTTACTCATTCTTTAATGAATATCCGAAAATTGAGGCTACAGAACAAAATATCAAGAATGGAACATACTTTAAAAGGCGCAAACCAGAAGAAAGTAAATTATCTAAAGAGGACTTCGCTAACAAAACCTTAAAAGAAATTTATAATTTTATAAGAAGCTTAACAGATCCTTATCCAAATGCATACCTTGAAGATGAATTTGGCAATAAGCTGGTTTTTAAAAATGTGACTTACATAACAAAATCCAATGACTGATTCATTTCGTATATTAGTTTCAATTATTATACCTGTTTACAATTCTGAGTAATTTTTAATGAAATGCTTGAATTCGGTTATTCAACAAACATATCAGCATCTCGAAATCATCCTCATAAACATTGGCTCAACAGACAATTCACTAAATATTATTGATGAATATAACTCTAAAGTTAGCCGTAAATAAGCTAAATGAAAATTCATATCTATTTAGAATATGGCAGCAGAGAATCAAAAAGGAAAAGGAATTTTTTAATGAAAAATTATGATTTCATTAAGCATTAGAATAATCAATGGAAAAGATTAA encodes:
- a CDS encoding oligosaccharide flippase family protein; translation: MTKNSLIKNWSYLLLSDVSQAVIGFFVFMFLARKLNPEGYGTLNALLALASLFSIFAMNVSANLVISREITLRPKTTAGIFMITFPIRMVSLVISILALVFYETCQGERNIGLISNLILFIDGIWIIENKITQ